A region of Planococcus sp. MSAK28401 DNA encodes the following proteins:
- a CDS encoding carbon starvation CstA family protein produces MNAIVLAAVGLFIFVLGYRFYSKYIAEKIFKLDPNYVTPAHRYKDGVDFVPTNKFVLWGHHFTSVAGAAPILGPAIAVYWGWLPAVLWVVFGTVFAAGVHDFGTLALSVRNKGQSVGTLAHRLIGQRGKILFLFIILILVLMVNAVFAWVIANLFISYPASVIPVFIQIPLAVWIGYAAYKKNMKMLIPSLIALAIMYGTAVISSQVDFLQIDLVRYMGGEEGAGLFGLGAISSAFFIWIVVLMIYVYIASTLPVWKLLQPRDFINSHQLIVGLAILYLGLLFTNPEITAPATNPGADVSWFPLLFITIACGAISGFHGLVSSGTSSKQLDKETDARFVGYLGAVGEGVLALISIIAVITLFPDRAAFSASYSSFADASGAGLGNFIEGATVLASGLMIPGSVASTIVSIIVVSFAATTLDTSVRLMRYIISELGVEYKVPQLEKKHVATSIAVLSSMALVILPEGPNGFGSGGYLLWPLFGTSNQLLAGISLLLISIWLRKLGRNYMITIIPMVFLMFMTLWAMFQQVFLQWAWYNEGSNTLLFVFGAIIFVFTLWIILTAAQALMSKSNPGFSDEDLK; encoded by the coding sequence GTGAATGCAATCGTTTTGGCTGCTGTGGGATTATTTATATTTGTTCTCGGATACCGTTTTTATTCCAAGTACATAGCAGAAAAGATTTTCAAGCTGGACCCGAATTACGTAACGCCGGCCCACCGTTATAAAGACGGGGTCGACTTTGTCCCGACCAATAAGTTCGTCTTATGGGGGCATCATTTTACATCTGTTGCAGGAGCTGCGCCGATTCTTGGACCAGCCATCGCTGTCTATTGGGGCTGGCTGCCAGCGGTCCTATGGGTCGTCTTCGGTACGGTATTCGCAGCCGGCGTCCATGACTTCGGAACACTGGCGCTTTCGGTGCGCAATAAAGGGCAATCTGTCGGGACGCTAGCCCACCGTTTGATCGGGCAGCGTGGAAAGATTTTGTTCTTGTTCATCATTTTGATCCTGGTTCTTATGGTCAACGCGGTATTCGCCTGGGTCATCGCGAACTTGTTCATCTCATATCCGGCTAGCGTCATTCCGGTATTTATCCAGATTCCACTCGCGGTTTGGATCGGTTATGCGGCTTATAAGAAAAACATGAAAATGCTCATCCCTTCTTTGATAGCGCTTGCAATCATGTACGGGACAGCTGTCATTTCCAGCCAAGTGGACTTTTTGCAAATCGACCTTGTCCGCTATATGGGCGGGGAAGAAGGTGCCGGCTTGTTCGGTCTTGGGGCCATTTCCAGTGCGTTCTTCATCTGGATTGTCGTGTTGATGATTTACGTCTACATTGCATCGACACTGCCGGTGTGGAAACTTCTCCAGCCGCGTGATTTCATCAACTCCCACCAATTGATCGTCGGCCTGGCAATTTTGTATCTGGGCCTATTGTTCACGAACCCTGAAATCACGGCTCCGGCAACCAATCCGGGAGCCGATGTTTCCTGGTTCCCATTGCTCTTCATCACCATTGCTTGTGGTGCGATTTCCGGTTTCCACGGACTCGTTTCTTCGGGTACTTCATCGAAGCAGCTGGATAAAGAAACCGATGCCCGCTTTGTCGGATACTTGGGAGCAGTCGGTGAAGGCGTGCTTGCCTTGATTTCGATTATCGCCGTCATCACGCTATTTCCAGACCGCGCGGCATTCAGTGCGTCTTATAGCAGCTTTGCAGATGCAAGCGGCGCCGGACTTGGAAACTTCATCGAAGGAGCGACAGTCCTTGCTTCCGGGTTGATGATTCCGGGATCGGTCGCTTCGACGATCGTATCGATCATCGTTGTTTCCTTCGCTGCCACAACGCTCGATACATCGGTGCGCCTCATGCGCTATATCATTTCTGAGCTCGGTGTTGAATACAAAGTGCCCCAGCTTGAGAAAAAGCATGTTGCGACGTCGATTGCGGTGCTTTCGAGTATGGCGTTGGTCATCTTGCCGGAAGGGCCGAACGGATTCGGTTCAGGCGGCTACTTGTTATGGCCATTGTTTGGGACATCCAACCAGCTATTGGCTGGAATCAGCTTGCTATTGATTTCGATTTGGCTGCGCAAGCTCGGCAGAAATTACATGATCACCATTATTCCGATGGTATTCTTGATGTTCATGACGCTATGGGCGATGTTCCAGCAAGTGTTCCTGCAATGGGCTTGGTACAACGAAGGATCGAATACATTGCTGTTCGTCTTCGGGGCCATCATTTTCGTCTTTACCTTATGGATTATCTTGACTGCTGCACAGGCGCTCATGAGTAAATCAAATCCTGGATTTTCAGACGAAGATTTGAAATAA
- a CDS encoding cory-CC-star protein, protein MPIGDKLKQLINWYEAVLEHPHRTEIARELRSEDDLFLLMLYSEMLGIPNPVYYYTLELYPYMIEEFHDWHLRMGMEKSPLSGIRCC, encoded by the coding sequence ATGCCGATCGGCGATAAGCTGAAACAACTGATTAACTGGTATGAAGCTGTCCTGGAACACCCTCACCGAACGGAAATTGCCCGGGAACTCCGCAGCGAAGATGATTTATTCCTGTTGATGCTGTATTCGGAAATGCTCGGCATCCCGAATCCGGTCTATTACTACACGCTCGAGCTGTATCCGTACATGATCGAGGAATTTCACGACTGGCATTTGCGCATGGGCATGGAAAAATCCCCATTGTCTGGAATCCGCTGCTGCTGA
- a CDS encoding ArsA family ATPase: MDVLSKSIIFVGGKGGVGKSTSAAAIAWQSAKAGHKTLLVSTDPAHNVGDIFNEQIGGRTKEIADNLYALEIDPEIETENYIKGVKNNIRGTVHTSMMEEVNRQLDTAKASPGADEAALFDKLIHIILEERQHFDKLVFDTAPTGHTIRLLSLPELMGVWIEGLLDKRRKTNENYTALLNDGEPREDPIYDVLRERQERFSKARDILLDAKQTGFVFVLNPERLPILETKKALELLDKYHLHVKTLIINKVLPEQVEGAFFQERKKHETKYMDMIKETFPKQQLLYIPLFSQDIISKQQLEQFSQHFQEGDVI; the protein is encoded by the coding sequence ATGGACGTGCTATCGAAGAGCATCATTTTTGTCGGAGGCAAAGGCGGTGTCGGTAAATCGACATCCGCTGCAGCCATCGCATGGCAATCCGCAAAAGCTGGACATAAGACTTTGCTGGTCTCCACAGACCCCGCACATAATGTCGGGGACATCTTCAACGAACAAATCGGCGGCCGTACAAAAGAAATCGCCGACAATTTATACGCGCTTGAAATAGATCCTGAAATCGAGACGGAAAATTACATCAAAGGCGTCAAAAACAATATTCGCGGAACGGTCCACACGAGCATGATGGAAGAAGTGAATCGCCAGCTCGATACGGCAAAAGCCTCTCCTGGTGCGGACGAAGCGGCGCTCTTTGATAAACTGATCCATATCATCCTCGAGGAGCGTCAGCATTTCGATAAGTTGGTATTTGATACGGCGCCGACAGGGCACACGATCCGGCTGCTATCGCTGCCGGAACTGATGGGCGTCTGGATTGAAGGCTTGCTCGACAAGCGCCGCAAGACCAACGAGAATTATACGGCGCTGTTGAATGATGGCGAGCCGAGAGAAGATCCGATCTATGACGTCTTGCGCGAGCGCCAGGAACGCTTTTCAAAAGCCCGGGATATCTTACTCGACGCCAAGCAAACCGGTTTTGTTTTCGTCTTGAACCCCGAGCGCCTGCCGATTTTGGAGACAAAAAAAGCATTGGAGCTCTTGGATAAATACCATCTACACGTGAAAACCCTAATCATCAATAAAGTGCTCCCGGAACAAGTGGAAGGCGCATTTTTCCAGGAACGTAAAAAGCACGAAACCAAGTATATGGATATGATCAAAGAAACATTTCCGAAACAGCAGCTATTGTATATTCCGCTGTTTTCGCAAGACATCATCAGCAAGCAACAGCTTGAACAATTCAGCCAACACTTTCAGGAGGGTGACGTAATTTGA
- a CDS encoding zinc-binding dehydrogenase: MKAFVMEAGQYKLKDMPEPTAQPGEVVVKIRDAGVNRRDLGLLKRYGDNPEALIIGSDGVGIVESLGEGVTAVEVGDEVVINPGLRWAQNSDAPPEGFDILGMPDHGTFAEKIAISAEQLEKKPAHLSWEEAGGLALPALTGYRALFTKGQLKKGDTLFIPGAGSGVATFLIQFAKNAGATVIVTSRSEDKLAQAKEIGADIAIPTDSDWVKELEGQTIDLVIDSVGGATFNRSLEVLKKGGRIVIFGATTADNVDFNLRSFFYGQYQLFGSTMGSREELRNMIQHIEKHDTHPVVDRVFALEKAQEAFDYLAEGKQFGKVVLRASE, encoded by the coding sequence TTGAAAGCATTCGTGATGGAAGCAGGACAATATAAACTAAAAGATATGCCGGAACCAACAGCGCAGCCAGGAGAAGTGGTCGTGAAAATCCGCGACGCAGGCGTTAACCGCCGAGATCTCGGCCTGTTGAAACGTTACGGGGATAACCCGGAAGCGTTGATCATCGGGTCAGACGGAGTGGGTATTGTCGAATCGCTCGGCGAAGGTGTGACGGCTGTTGAAGTGGGCGATGAAGTGGTCATCAATCCGGGTCTTCGCTGGGCACAAAACAGCGATGCGCCACCGGAAGGCTTCGATATTCTCGGTATGCCGGACCATGGGACATTCGCAGAGAAAATCGCCATTTCCGCAGAACAGCTGGAGAAAAAGCCAGCGCATTTGTCATGGGAAGAAGCAGGCGGGCTCGCCTTGCCTGCTTTGACTGGCTACCGCGCGTTGTTCACGAAAGGGCAATTGAAAAAAGGCGATACCTTGTTCATTCCAGGCGCTGGCAGCGGTGTCGCGACCTTTTTGATTCAATTTGCGAAAAACGCCGGTGCGACGGTAATCGTCACATCCAGAAGTGAAGACAAACTTGCCCAGGCGAAAGAAATCGGCGCGGATATCGCCATTCCGACCGATAGCGATTGGGTCAAGGAGCTCGAAGGCCAGACGATTGACCTTGTCATCGACAGCGTCGGCGGAGCTACCTTCAACCGTTCACTTGAGGTATTGAAAAAGGGCGGGCGCATCGTCATTTTCGGGGCGACCACCGCGGATAATGTCGATTTCAATTTGCGCAGCTTTTTCTATGGTCAATATCAATTATTCGGTTCAACGATGGGCAGCCGCGAAGAATTGCGCAACATGATCCAGCATATCGAAAAGCACGATACCCATCCTGTCGTCGACCGCGTCTTCGCATTAGAAAAAGCGCAAGAAGCATTTGATTATTTGGCGGAAGGCAAGCAGTTCGGTAAAGTAGTTTTGCGTGCTTCCGAATAA
- a CDS encoding DUF4870 domain-containing protein — protein sequence MEKTGLKILVHASAFFAPFLVPVIVFFVAMLVTDDQELKKLSIQALLFQLVMGALLFASTLLTAVLIGFPLLLLFGAIGIIVPIMAIIKALKNEPYDYPIVGAWYQ from the coding sequence ATGGAGAAAACCGGGTTAAAAATACTCGTCCACGCCAGTGCGTTTTTCGCTCCGTTCCTTGTCCCGGTGATCGTCTTTTTCGTCGCTATGCTTGTGACGGACGACCAAGAACTGAAGAAATTATCGATTCAAGCCTTGCTGTTCCAATTGGTCATGGGAGCATTGCTCTTCGCCTCGACCTTGTTGACGGCCGTATTGATCGGATTCCCGCTCTTGCTATTGTTCGGCGCTATCGGAATCATCGTGCCGATTATGGCGATCATCAAAGCTTTGAAAAACGAGCCATACGATTACCCAATTGTCGGTGCATGGTACCAATAA
- a CDS encoding IS3 family transposase (programmed frameshift): protein MGSKKRFYPEEIKLEVIEMKLSGDYTNAEIMEIHQIKSVTQIKRWMQWYQKDELHRLAQGVGKQYAYEKKLSEVEELRKKVLYYEIKEELMGKVPGTGKGVEPPLFLKLVELFKEKYSITMICKCMGVPRPTYYRWRQKKFGKTELEKEIIAICEQLKFRAGHRTVKGLLKNAGILVNRKTVQRIMQKYNSQCRVKPKRAKKMTGETHLVVPNLLEQNFKADAPNQKWVTDITYLPFGESMLYLSTILDLYNNEVIAYKVSDTQNAQLVLDTLEIACRKRNTAGIILHSDQGAQYTSRAFQLATKENGIITSMSRKGNCFDNAVIESFHSSLKSEEFYTLERVHLTNAIVQQKTEDYMYYYNYIRPFQKLNCHSPIEYRTMAA, encoded by the exons ATGGGTTCAAAAAAGCGATTCTATCCGGAGGAAATCAAACTAGAGGTCATCGAGATGAAATTGAGTGGGGACTACACCAACGCCGAGATCATGGAGATTCACCAAATTAAAAGTGTGACGCAAATTAAGAGGTGGATGCAGTGGTACCAGAAAGACGAGCTCCATCGGCTCGCACAAGGTGTGGGGAAACAATACGCTTATGAGAAGAAGTTGAGTGAGGTGGAAGAGCTAAGGAAAAAGGTGCTGTATTACGAAATCAAAGAAGAACTGATGG GGAAAGTACCGGGAACTGGAAAGGGGGTGGAACCGCCCCTCTTCCTAAAACTGGTGGAATTGTTCAAAGAGAAATATTCCATCACGATGATCTGTAAATGCATGGGCGTCCCTCGCCCTACTTATTACCGGTGGCGCCAGAAAAAATTCGGCAAAACGGAATTGGAGAAAGAGATTATCGCAATCTGTGAACAGCTGAAATTTCGGGCAGGTCACCGGACGGTGAAAGGGTTGTTAAAAAATGCCGGCATCCTTGTCAATCGGAAGACGGTGCAGCGCATCATGCAGAAATACAACAGCCAGTGCCGGGTGAAACCCAAGCGAGCGAAGAAGATGACCGGTGAGACGCACTTGGTGGTGCCAAACCTGTTGGAACAGAATTTCAAAGCGGACGCCCCCAATCAAAAATGGGTGACGGATATTACGTATCTTCCCTTCGGGGAAAGCATGCTTTATTTGTCGACCATTCTGGACTTGTATAACAACGAAGTGATTGCTTACAAAGTCAGTGACACTCAGAATGCCCAGCTCGTGTTGGATACCCTGGAGATTGCTTGCCGGAAACGGAACACCGCCGGAATCATTCTGCACAGTGACCAAGGGGCTCAGTACACATCGCGTGCATTCCAACTGGCGACAAAAGAAAACGGCATTATCACCAGCATGTCCCGCAAAGGAAACTGCTTTGATAACGCCGTCATCGAATCCTTCCACTCCTCGCTAAAGTCGGAAGAATTCTACACCCTAGAAAGGGTGCACCTAACCAATGCCATTGTACAACAAAAAACAGAAGATTACATGTATTATTACAACTACATCCGACCGTTCCAAAAATTAAACTGCCATTCCCCGATTGAGTATCGGACAATGGCAGCCTAG
- a CDS encoding YtoQ family protein: protein MRLTVYLAGEIHSSWREEIKKKSLALNLPVDFVGPMENHDRSDNIGEEILGEQPSAIFKDAAASSFNNLRTSVLMEKSDLVIALFGEQYKQWNTAMDASAALAYHKPLIVIRPEKLHHPLKELSQKVE from the coding sequence ATGAGATTAACCGTTTATCTTGCAGGTGAAATTCACAGTTCCTGGCGCGAAGAAATCAAAAAGAAATCCTTGGCGCTCAATCTGCCGGTCGATTTCGTCGGGCCGATGGAAAACCACGACCGCTCCGACAATATCGGCGAAGAGATTCTGGGAGAACAGCCAAGCGCTATCTTCAAGGATGCCGCAGCGTCCAGTTTCAATAATTTGCGTACGAGCGTGTTGATGGAAAAATCGGACCTCGTCATCGCCTTGTTTGGCGAGCAGTACAAGCAGTGGAACACCGCGATGGACGCAAGCGCCGCTTTGGCATACCACAAGCCGCTCATCGTCATCCGCCCTGAAAAACTGCACCATCCGCTAAAAGAGCTGTCCCAAAAAGTAGAGTGA
- a CDS encoding transcriptional regulator, producing MKAQLLKAFKYQQSIDMMYIANDGTISKRRVKILKVSGDSFQAYCFLRREKRHFKIDHVLSCMPVQTRERQIV from the coding sequence ATGAAAGCGCAACTTCTGAAAGCATTCAAATACCAGCAATCGATCGACATGATGTACATTGCAAACGACGGCACCATCAGCAAACGCCGCGTCAAAATCTTGAAAGTCAGCGGTGATTCGTTCCAGGCGTACTGTTTTTTGCGCCGCGAGAAGCGCCACTTTAAAATCGACCATGTGCTTTCATGTATGCCCGTCCAAACGAGAGAACGTCAAATTGTCTGA
- a CDS encoding exonuclease SbcCD subunit D: protein MKFIHTADWHLGKLVQGVHMTEDQRFVLNQLIKAIEQERPDALVIAGDLYDRAVPPTEAVRLLDDLLAKIVLDMKVPVIAVAGNHDSPGRLDFGSRALKSNGLHIAGPIRPEFDPVVLNDEAGEVHFHLVPYTDPSMVRHVFEDPDIKTHDDAMKAMTGRISAEMNPSARHVFVGHAFVTPRGEQEDNTSDAERPLAIGGAEHVSAQHFQPFHYTALGHLHKAHYVLNETIRYSGSPLKYSISEEHHQKGFHVVELAADGSVTVDKRLFTAKRDMRSVEGTIAEIMEHERSDDYVFVTLLDETPVLYPMEKVRSVYPNAMHVQRKTFAKEAGDSTIGNRRKMDPMQLFNAFYEEVKGDVPTAETAELFGEVLQEFLQADSEREEVKS, encoded by the coding sequence ATGAAATTCATCCATACCGCTGACTGGCATCTCGGAAAATTGGTGCAGGGCGTACATATGACAGAAGACCAGCGATTTGTGTTGAATCAATTGATCAAAGCAATCGAACAGGAGCGCCCCGATGCACTCGTCATCGCAGGAGATCTATATGACCGTGCCGTGCCGCCGACAGAAGCGGTGCGTTTGCTGGATGATCTGCTCGCGAAAATCGTGCTGGATATGAAAGTGCCGGTTATTGCCGTGGCAGGGAACCACGATAGCCCAGGAAGGCTTGATTTCGGGAGCCGCGCATTGAAAAGCAACGGCCTTCATATCGCGGGCCCGATCCGGCCTGAATTCGACCCGGTTGTTTTGAATGATGAAGCGGGCGAAGTTCATTTTCATCTAGTGCCGTACACGGATCCATCGATGGTGCGTCATGTATTTGAAGATCCGGACATCAAAACCCATGACGATGCGATGAAAGCGATGACTGGACGCATTTCCGCTGAAATGAATCCGTCGGCGCGTCACGTGTTCGTCGGCCATGCGTTCGTGACGCCTCGCGGAGAACAGGAAGACAATACGAGCGATGCCGAACGGCCGCTTGCGATCGGCGGGGCGGAACACGTCAGCGCGCAGCATTTCCAGCCGTTCCATTACACAGCGCTCGGCCATTTGCATAAAGCGCATTATGTATTGAATGAGACGATCCGCTATTCAGGGTCGCCATTGAAATATTCGATATCGGAAGAGCACCATCAAAAAGGGTTCCATGTGGTTGAGTTAGCTGCAGATGGATCTGTCACAGTCGACAAGCGCTTATTCACAGCGAAGCGCGATATGCGTTCAGTGGAAGGGACAATCGCGGAAATTATGGAGCATGAAAGAAGCGACGATTATGTCTTCGTTACCTTGCTCGATGAGACGCCCGTTTTGTATCCGATGGAAAAAGTGCGTTCGGTGTATCCGAACGCGATGCATGTGCAGCGCAAAACGTTCGCGAAAGAAGCCGGCGATTCGACCATCGGCAACCGCCGGAAGATGGACCCGATGCAATTATTCAACGCATTTTACGAGGAAGTAAAAGGCGATGTGCCGACAGCGGAAACGGCTGAACTGTTCGGCGAAGTGTTGCAGGAATTCCTGCAGGCAGATTCTGAACGTGAAGAGGTGAAGTCATGA